One segment of Fuscovulum ytuae DNA contains the following:
- the rbsK gene encoding ribokinase — MSDIVILGIFVADTAYRADRQPKMGETILGTSFVLGPGGKGSNQSVAAAMAGGKTSIITRLGKDAFADIARATWAKAGVTPHVTEDAESYTGAAYIFIENATGNNAIIVAAGAAGRISVEDVEANRALIEGAKVFITQLEQPIPAARRALEIARAAGVRTILNPAPAAPLDDDLLALCDIVTPNESETESLTGLPVTTLAEAELAADALLARGVGACLITLGERGALYRDRTRSVHVPVISAGKVLDTTGAGDAFNGGFAVALTEGRDVIDAVRFGCATAGISVTRPGTAPAMPSRAEIDALLACGS; from the coding sequence ATGTCCGATATCGTCATCCTTGGCATCTTCGTGGCCGACACCGCCTATCGCGCCGACCGCCAGCCCAAGATGGGCGAAACCATCCTCGGCACCTCCTTCGTCCTCGGCCCCGGTGGCAAGGGCTCGAACCAATCCGTGGCCGCCGCCATGGCGGGCGGCAAGACCAGCATCATCACCCGTCTCGGCAAGGATGCCTTTGCCGATATCGCGCGGGCCACTTGGGCCAAGGCGGGCGTGACGCCCCATGTCACCGAGGATGCCGAAAGCTACACGGGCGCCGCCTATATCTTCATTGAGAATGCCACCGGCAACAACGCCATCATCGTGGCCGCAGGCGCCGCAGGGCGCATCTCGGTTGAGGATGTCGAGGCGAACCGCGCCCTGATCGAAGGCGCCAAGGTCTTCATCACCCAGTTGGAACAGCCCATCCCCGCTGCGCGCCGGGCGCTCGAGATTGCCCGCGCCGCCGGCGTGCGCACCATCCTCAACCCAGCGCCCGCTGCGCCGCTGGATGATGACCTTCTCGCCCTGTGCGACATCGTCACCCCGAACGAATCCGAAACCGAAAGCCTGACAGGCCTGCCCGTCACCACCTTGGCCGAGGCAGAGCTTGCCGCCGACGCGCTTCTCGCGCGCGGGGTCGGGGCCTGCCTCATCACCTTGGGCGAAAGAGGCGCGCTCTACCGCGACCGCACCCGTTCGGTCCATGTGCCGGTCATCAGCGCGGGCAAGGTGCTGGATACGACCGGGGCAGGGGATGCCTTCAATGGCGGCTTCGCTGTGGCGCTTACCGAAGGCCGCGACGTGATCGATGCCGTACGCTTCGGCTGCGCGACCGCAGGCATTTCCGTCACCCGCCCCGGCACGGCCCCGGCCATGCCGTCACGGGCAGAAATCGACGCCCTTCTGGCCTGCGGTTCCTGA
- a CDS encoding extracellular solute-binding protein produces MKVGAYEIMQARMSRRRMLQGATAMTAVAAMGPLGGLRAASAQENLRAEILKIPGVGMGSPTDADWQKVGEMCLGATKASVAEGEFAGVELTFMGLNNQNLHNFLFRGFLKPWEAYTGAKINWIDLAQADYNARLQQSIATGTVDFDILEMGAPFEGDTAGKGLLDEMPDWVKTQIEADDLVGYLQPPVGTWDGKSYRITIDGDCHTFAYRTDYFGEGAIGGATVPTTWQEVNAVTKALVGQTDPLTGQPAHGYLDPLKGWGGFGMYFIANRAAAYVKHPDDPAWLFDPDTMKPRVNNPGWVQAIQDVMDLIATPGAYPADQINADPGTTGFSQFLAGTGSMLMWWGDIGSSARTSDTSVVGDVVGFGINPGSTRRYNSAAGAWEETANEAPLMAYIGWGIYVTSRVSGDEKKRKAAWSAAAHLGGKDLSLWTAAYPSGFQPYRNSHFNYEEWEAAGYDRAFVEDYLGSNADSYNHPNAAIEPRIPGIFQYYSVAEDELSKGFAGQYASAQETADAIAAAWEKITDQIGRESQIALYKASLGM; encoded by the coding sequence GTGAAGGTTGGAGCGTATGAGATCATGCAGGCGCGGATGAGCCGCCGCCGCATGTTGCAGGGGGCGACGGCGATGACCGCCGTGGCGGCGATGGGGCCTCTGGGCGGGCTGCGCGCGGCTTCGGCGCAGGAAAACCTGCGGGCCGAAATCCTGAAGATCCCGGGCGTTGGGATGGGGTCCCCGACCGATGCCGATTGGCAGAAGGTGGGCGAGATGTGCCTTGGCGCGACCAAGGCCAGCGTCGCGGAAGGCGAATTCGCCGGGGTTGAGCTGACCTTCATGGGTCTGAACAACCAGAACCTGCACAACTTCCTGTTCCGTGGCTTCCTCAAGCCGTGGGAGGCCTATACGGGTGCCAAGATCAACTGGATCGACCTTGCGCAGGCCGATTACAATGCGCGTCTGCAGCAGTCGATCGCGACCGGTACGGTCGATTTCGACATTCTGGAAATGGGCGCGCCCTTCGAGGGGGACACCGCGGGCAAGGGCCTGCTGGATGAGATGCCCGATTGGGTGAAGACGCAGATCGAGGCGGATGACCTTGTGGGTTACCTGCAACCGCCGGTCGGCACCTGGGATGGCAAGTCCTACCGGATCACCATCGACGGCGACTGCCACACCTTCGCCTACCGGACCGATTACTTCGGCGAGGGCGCGATTGGCGGGGCCACCGTGCCCACGACATGGCAAGAGGTGAATGCGGTGACCAAGGCGCTGGTCGGGCAGACCGACCCGCTGACGGGGCAACCGGCGCATGGCTATCTGGACCCGCTGAAGGGCTGGGGTGGCTTTGGCATGTACTTCATCGCCAACCGCGCAGCGGCCTATGTGAAGCATCCGGACGATCCGGCATGGCTGTTCGACCCCGACACGATGAAGCCGCGCGTCAACAATCCGGGCTGGGTGCAGGCCATTCAGGATGTGATGGACCTGATCGCGACGCCGGGTGCCTATCCGGCCGACCAGATCAACGCCGACCCCGGCACGACCGGCTTCAGCCAGTTCCTGGCGGGTACGGGTTCGATGCTGATGTGGTGGGGCGATATCGGGTCTTCGGCGCGGACATCCGACACCTCGGTCGTGGGGGATGTGGTGGGCTTCGGGATCAACCCCGGTTCGACCCGCCGCTACAACTCGGCCGCGGGCGCGTGGGAAGAAACCGCGAACGAGGCACCGCTGATGGCCTATATCGGCTGGGGCATCTACGTCACCTCCCGCGTGTCGGGCGACGAGAAGAAGCGCAAAGCGGCATGGTCGGCGGCGGCCCATCTGGGCGGCAAGGACCTGTCGCTGTGGACGGCGGCCTATCCGTCGGGCTTCCAGCCCTATCGCAACTCGCACTTCAACTATGAAGAGTGGGAAGCGGCAGGCTATGACCGCGCCTTCGTCGAGGATTACCTTGGGTCGAACGCGGACAGCTACAACCACCCGAACGCCGCGATCGAACCGCGTATCCCGGGCATCTTCCAGTACTATTCGGTGGCCGAGGACGAATTGTCCAAGGGCTTTGCCGGCCAGTATGCCAGCGCGCAGGAGACGGCGGATGCCATCGCTGCTGCGTGGGAGAAGATCACCGACCAGATCGGGCGGGAGAGCCAGATCGCGCTGTACAAGGCGTCTTTGGGGATGTGA
- a CDS encoding RbsD/FucU family protein — protein sequence MLKGIDNRLNADVLRVLRAMGHGDVLIVADTNFPSDSVARATVTGELLRMENLTCAEAVQAILSVLPLDTFVDDFAGRMEVVGNPAEIPPVQQEVQAEIDRAEGRPRPMIGIERFAFYDMARQSYAVIQTGERRFYGCFMFRKGVIPPDA from the coding sequence ATGCTCAAGGGTATCGACAACCGGCTCAACGCCGATGTGCTGCGCGTCCTGCGCGCCATGGGGCACGGCGACGTGCTGATCGTGGCCGACACCAATTTCCCCTCCGACAGCGTGGCCCGCGCCACCGTCACCGGGGAACTGCTGCGGATGGAAAACCTCACCTGCGCCGAAGCCGTGCAGGCCATCCTCTCCGTCCTGCCGCTCGACACCTTTGTCGATGATTTTGCAGGCCGGATGGAGGTGGTGGGCAACCCCGCCGAAATCCCCCCCGTCCAGCAAGAGGTGCAGGCCGAGATTGACCGCGCCGAAGGCCGCCCCCGCCCCATGATCGGAATTGAACGCTTCGCCTTCTACGACATGGCCCGCCAATCCTATGCCGTCATCCAGACGGGCGAGCGTCGCTTCTACGGCTGCTTCATGTTCCGCAAGGGCGTGATCCCGCCCGACGCCTGA
- the pufB gene encoding light-harvesting antenna LH1, beta subunit yields the protein MSNDPDKVWPTGLTLREAEEVHSYLIDGTRVFGAIALLAHILVAVTTPWLG from the coding sequence ATGTCCAACGATCCTGACAAGGTATGGCCGACTGGCCTCACCTTGAGAGAAGCTGAAGAAGTCCACAGTTACCTCATCGACGGCACGCGCGTGTTTGGGGCGATCGCCCTGCTCGCGCATATACTCGTCGCCGTCACAACGCCTTGGCTCGGCTGA
- a CDS encoding creatininase family protein: MRYDRMRPHQVQAAIAAGTPVILPLGVMEHHGGHLPAGVDLLAVTEILDRLGDEVITLPPFAYGAASHAVAGPEHGTTLHIDATALTPFFEALCASLLKAGFRNIHAVIHHQSENIAQGMPTDLSFRLAARNAIFRHLEAERGAGWWGRRDMADYYAQHAEGSDPFNWIRLHPLFPKNDVFPFDHAGEGETALMLALAPDTVAMDRVAEGHPWWTETAPRATAAKGEEGIALALAHLRQVLGLTP, encoded by the coding sequence ATGCGCTATGACCGGATGCGCCCCCATCAGGTGCAGGCGGCCATCGCTGCGGGAACGCCCGTCATTCTGCCATTGGGCGTGATGGAACATCACGGCGGCCACCTTCCCGCCGGGGTGGATCTGCTTGCCGTGACCGAAATTCTTGATCGGCTTGGGGATGAGGTCATCACCCTTCCCCCCTTCGCCTATGGCGCGGCCAGTCACGCCGTTGCAGGGCCAGAGCATGGCACCACGCTGCATATCGACGCCACAGCCCTGACCCCGTTTTTCGAGGCGCTTTGCGCATCGCTCCTCAAGGCGGGCTTTCGCAACATCCATGCCGTGATCCATCACCAGTCGGAAAACATCGCCCAAGGGATGCCCACCGACCTGTCCTTCCGCCTTGCCGCCCGCAACGCGATCTTCCGGCATCTCGAGGCGGAGCGGGGCGCAGGCTGGTGGGGCAGGCGGGACATGGCCGATTACTACGCCCAGCACGCCGAAGGGTCAGACCCGTTCAACTGGATCCGTCTCCATCCGCTTTTCCCGAAAAACGATGTTTTCCCCTTCGATCACGCCGGTGAGGGCGAAACCGCCCTCATGCTGGCGCTTGCGCCCGACACCGTGGCGATGGACCGGGTGGCAGAAGGGCACCCGTGGTGGACCGAAACCGCCCCCCGTGCAACGGCAGCAAAAGGGGAAGAGGGCATCGCCCTTGCGCTGGCGCATCTGCGGCAGGTTCTGGGGCTGACCCCGTAG
- a CDS encoding PucC family protein, with amino-acid sequence MFDYKRFALGRLAAMAPQYLPFADAASDEVPLSRLLRLSLFQMTVGMALVLMVGTLNRVMIVELQVPATLVALMLALPLVFAPFRAFIGFKSDTFKSALGLRRLPWIFKGTMYQFGGFAIMPFALLVLSGYGEAVDAPRWIGLSAAALSFLLVGAGMHIVQTVGLALATDLVPQEDQPKVVGLMYVMLLIGMILAALVYGALLSTYTPGRLIQVIQGTAVVTIVLNGLAMWQQEARNRNRANAPRREIAFTKAMKQLSAQPGMLRLLAVIALGTAGFGMADVLLEPFGGQVLGMTVAQTTRLTVVLACGSLVGFALASRWLGRDGWQPMTVASLGALIGIPAFLMVMVSAALLTVPLLIAATLIAGFGAGLFGHGTLTATMRAAPREQIGLSLGAWGAVQTTAAGAAVALGGVIRDVMLLAPDAAHGAAASPYMPVFGLEAGLLLLALALALPLRRQDVDTGQGSATSPSKGSATAQNGLAEPLQ; translated from the coding sequence ATGTTTGACTACAAACGGTTCGCACTCGGGCGTCTCGCGGCCATGGCACCGCAATACCTGCCCTTTGCCGATGCGGCCTCGGATGAAGTGCCACTTTCCCGTCTCTTGCGCCTGTCGCTCTTCCAGATGACCGTCGGCATGGCGCTTGTCCTGATGGTCGGCACGCTGAATCGGGTGATGATCGTCGAACTGCAGGTGCCGGCCACGCTGGTCGCGCTGATGCTGGCCTTGCCGCTGGTCTTCGCGCCCTTCCGCGCCTTCATCGGCTTCAAATCCGATACGTTCAAATCAGCCCTCGGCCTGCGCCGCCTGCCATGGATTTTCAAGGGCACGATGTATCAGTTTGGCGGTTTCGCGATCATGCCCTTCGCCCTTCTGGTTCTGTCGGGCTATGGCGAGGCTGTCGATGCCCCGCGCTGGATCGGGCTTTCCGCGGCGGCGCTCTCCTTCCTGCTGGTCGGGGCAGGGATGCACATCGTGCAGACGGTCGGCCTCGCGCTCGCCACCGACTTGGTCCCGCAAGAGGATCAGCCAAAGGTCGTTGGCCTGATGTATGTCATGCTTCTCATCGGCATGATCCTCGCCGCTCTCGTCTACGGTGCGCTGCTCTCGACCTACACGCCTGGCCGTCTGATTCAGGTGATCCAAGGCACAGCCGTCGTCACGATCGTTCTTAACGGTCTCGCGATGTGGCAGCAGGAAGCGCGCAACCGCAACCGTGCCAACGCACCTCGGCGCGAGATCGCCTTCACAAAGGCCATGAAGCAACTCTCTGCACAGCCCGGCATGCTGCGCCTGCTCGCCGTCATCGCACTCGGCACGGCTGGCTTTGGCATGGCTGATGTCTTGCTTGAACCCTTCGGTGGGCAGGTTCTCGGCATGACTGTGGCACAGACCACCCGCCTCACCGTGGTTCTGGCCTGCGGCAGCCTTGTGGGCTTTGCGCTGGCATCGCGGTGGCTGGGTCGCGACGGCTGGCAGCCGATGACCGTGGCCTCCCTCGGTGCCCTGATCGGCATTCCGGCTTTCCTGATGGTCATGGTCTCGGCGGCCCTGCTGACCGTACCGCTCCTGATTGCGGCCACGCTGATCGCGGGTTTCGGCGCAGGCCTCTTCGGACATGGCACATTGACGGCCACGATGCGCGCCGCGCCGCGTGAACAGATCGGCCTCTCGCTTGGCGCTTGGGGCGCGGTGCAGACCACCGCCGCCGGTGCCGCCGTCGCCCTCGGCGGCGTGATCCGCGACGTGATGCTTCTTGCCCCAGATGCTGCACATGGTGCCGCAGCATCACCCTACATGCCCGTCTTCGGGCTGGAGGCGGGGCTTCTCCTCCTTGCCCTCGCTCTGGCGCTGCCATTGCGACGGCAGGATGTCGACACGGGGCAGGGCAGTGCTACTTCCCCCTCCAAAGGCAGTGCCACCGCGCAAAACGGCTTGGCTGAGCCCCTACAATGA
- a CDS encoding carbohydrate ABC transporter permease, with amino-acid sequence MTASAQIFRDSEADRRHRAKWWTSRVAIYGVLILWAIICMFPIYWTITTSFKMAPNVMKGNMIPWVDYQPAWLGWRSLGLSPDTIWNESTVRAEFMKRFMNSAVISVTSSGLAVVLGSLAAYGLSRFNYRFGFMKNSDISFFFLSQLILPPVVLALPFLVLYKELALLDTRVGLILLYTLSVLPIVIWIMRDQFGSIPTELEEAALVDGLSVWGAFATIILPIALPGMVAAFILSLVLTWNEYFFAALLTSTHANTLPVMVASQTGSQGISWWSMAALSFAAILPLIVIGVVLEKYIIKGMAAGAVK; translated from the coding sequence ATGACTGCGAGCGCGCAAATTTTCCGGGACAGCGAGGCCGACCGTCGCCACCGCGCGAAATGGTGGACAAGCCGGGTGGCCATCTATGGCGTGCTGATCCTGTGGGCGATCATCTGCATGTTCCCGATCTATTGGACGATCACCACCAGCTTTAAGATGGCGCCCAATGTGATGAAGGGGAACATGATCCCTTGGGTGGATTATCAGCCCGCATGGCTGGGTTGGCGGTCCTTGGGCCTGTCGCCCGACACGATCTGGAACGAAAGCACGGTGCGGGCGGAGTTCATGAAGCGTTTCATGAATTCGGCGGTGATCTCGGTCACCTCATCCGGATTGGCCGTGGTTCTGGGCAGTCTTGCGGCCTATGGCCTGTCGCGGTTCAATTATCGCTTCGGCTTTATGAAGAATTCCGACATCAGCTTTTTCTTCCTGAGCCAGTTGATCCTGCCGCCCGTTGTCTTGGCCCTGCCCTTCCTTGTGCTTTACAAGGAGTTGGCGCTTCTGGACACGCGGGTGGGGTTGATCCTGCTTTATACGCTCTCGGTGCTGCCCATCGTCATCTGGATCATGCGCGACCAGTTCGGATCGATCCCGACCGAGTTGGAGGAGGCGGCGTTGGTCGATGGGCTGTCGGTTTGGGGGGCATTCGCCACGATCATCCTGCCGATTGCCCTGCCGGGGATGGTGGCGGCCTTCATCCTGTCCTTGGTCTTGACATGGAACGAGTATTTCTTCGCGGCGCTGCTGACATCGACGCATGCCAATACGCTGCCCGTGATGGTGGCGAGCCAGACCGGGAGCCAAGGGATTTCATGGTGGTCGATGGCGGCGCTGTCTTTCGCGGCGATCCTGCCATTGATCGTGATTGGGGTCGTCTTGGAGAAATACATCATCAAGGGCATGGCGGCGGGCGCGGTGAAGTGA
- a CDS encoding ABC transporter ATP-binding protein — protein MAEVTIRALKKSYGGLQVVHGLDLDITDGEFVVLVGPSGCGKSTLLRMIAGLEEVTSGDIRIGERRVNNLPPSERDIAMVFQNYALYPHKTVAANMGFALKMRGMDKAEIDSRVKRAAEVLGLTPYLDRYPRALSGGQRQRVAMGRAIVRDPQVFLFDEPLSNLDAKLRVQMRTEIRELHQRLKTTTVYVTHDQIEAMTMADKIVVMQGGRIEQVGAPLELYDRPANTFVASFIGSPSMNMIEGVVQGGAVRAGGATLPLPPGMKVADGREVTYGIRPENLGPAASGISGTVAVVEPTGAETHVVIRIEGRDLTAVFRDRVSHRPGDAITLAPVDPASVHLFDRASGTRF, from the coding sequence ATGGCCGAAGTCACGATCCGCGCGCTGAAAAAGTCCTATGGCGGGTTGCAGGTCGTCCACGGGCTGGACCTGGATATCACGGATGGCGAATTCGTGGTGCTGGTCGGCCCCTCGGGCTGCGGCAAATCCACCCTTTTGCGCATGATCGCAGGTTTGGAAGAGGTCACCTCTGGCGATATCCGCATCGGCGAGCGGCGGGTGAACAACCTTCCCCCGTCGGAACGCGACATCGCGATGGTGTTCCAGAACTACGCGCTCTATCCCCACAAAACCGTGGCCGCCAATATGGGCTTCGCGCTGAAAATGCGCGGGATGGACAAGGCCGAGATCGACAGCCGCGTCAAACGCGCGGCCGAAGTCCTCGGCCTCACCCCCTATCTCGACCGATATCCCCGCGCCCTTTCGGGCGGTCAGCGCCAGCGCGTCGCCATGGGCCGCGCCATCGTGCGCGACCCGCAGGTCTTTCTCTTCGATGAACCGCTCTCCAACCTCGACGCGAAACTCCGCGTCCAGATGCGGACCGAGATTCGCGAACTCCACCAGCGCCTGAAAACCACCACCGTCTACGTCACCCATGACCAGATCGAAGCCATGACCATGGCCGACAAGATCGTCGTCATGCAGGGCGGCCGGATCGAACAGGTCGGGGCCCCGCTGGAACTTTACGACCGCCCGGCCAATACCTTCGTGGCCTCCTTCATTGGCTCGCCGTCCATGAACATGATCGAAGGCGTGGTGCAGGGCGGTGCCGTCCGCGCGGGCGGCGCGACCCTTCCCCTGCCGCCGGGGATGAAAGTCGCCGATGGGCGCGAAGTCACCTATGGCATCCGCCCCGAAAACCTCGGCCCCGCTGCATCGGGCATCTCCGGCACCGTGGCCGTGGTCGAACCGACAGGCGCGGAAACCCATGTCGTTATCCGCATCGAAGGCCGCGACCTGACCGCCGTCTTCCGTGACCGCGTCAGCCATCGCCCCGGCGATGCCATCACGCTGGCCCCCGTCGATCCGGCCTCTGTCCATCTTTTTGACCGCGCCAGCGGCACCCGCTTCTGA
- a CDS encoding RbsD/FucU family protein, which yields MLKGIDQRLSAEVVHVLMLMGHGDDLVICDVNHPAATIAAETTYGRLVDMAGCDIPTAARAILSLMPLDTFVPAPVRRMQVVGNPEGVVPIFGRMQAVVDAAEGRRVEIEALERFAFYEAAKRAFAIIRTSDSGPYGCFILKKGVVDLAEL from the coding sequence GTGCTGAAGGGGATCGACCAGCGGCTGTCGGCAGAGGTGGTGCATGTCCTCATGCTGATGGGGCATGGCGACGATCTGGTGATCTGCGATGTGAACCATCCGGCGGCGACGATTGCTGCGGAAACGACCTATGGGCGGTTGGTGGATATGGCGGGTTGCGATATCCCGACGGCGGCGCGGGCGATATTGTCGTTGATGCCATTGGATACGTTCGTTCCTGCCCCCGTGCGTCGGATGCAGGTGGTGGGGAATCCTGAGGGCGTGGTGCCGATCTTTGGCCGGATGCAGGCAGTGGTCGATGCCGCCGAGGGACGGCGGGTGGAGATAGAGGCGCTGGAGCGGTTTGCCTTTTACGAGGCGGCGAAGCGGGCCTTTGCCATCATCCGCACCAGTGACAGCGGGCCTTACGGCTGTTTCATCCTGAAGAAGGGCGTGGTGGATTTGGCTGAACTGTAG
- a CDS encoding carbohydrate ABC transporter permease → MSNGDLLHVVTNDNISDGRKRFGRAMIWGTAALTVLVAALQVMQATGNGDFGFTNWRPTLYAFCTWAVALCWGQVLIRGEHGKRTLFVLPAAIFVAALTIFPLLFGLIIAFSDWNLSSPTGRQFNGLDNIRQMWGDPFFWNALGNMGLYSAAILVEYAIAFGLALLLNAQIRARKFFRVVFLLPLMLSPVAVSWMIGKSMLEARFGPLSRLARFFGVENPSFFGSPEIARATIMVMDAWTYIPFMMIMILAGLQAIPKELNEAAKVDGANGWRNFWEVTFPLMLPVSITAILIRIIFKLKLADVVINVTSGGPGGATDTVTSFIFREYRERSNVGYGTLLAFVYLVIIVIAMTILMKLADRWMRPRT, encoded by the coding sequence ATGAGCAACGGTGACCTTCTTCACGTCGTCACGAACGACAACATCTCGGACGGGCGCAAGCGGTTCGGGCGCGCGATGATCTGGGGCACGGCGGCGCTGACCGTGCTGGTTGCCGCTTTGCAGGTGATGCAGGCCACGGGGAATGGCGATTTCGGCTTCACCAATTGGCGGCCCACCCTTTATGCCTTTTGCACATGGGCGGTCGCGCTGTGCTGGGGGCAGGTTCTGATCCGTGGGGAGCATGGGAAGCGGACGCTGTTCGTGCTGCCTGCCGCGATCTTTGTGGCGGCGCTGACGATCTTTCCGCTGCTTTTCGGTCTGATCATCGCATTCAGCGACTGGAACCTTTCCAGCCCGACGGGGCGGCAGTTCAATGGGCTGGACAATATCCGGCAGATGTGGGGCGACCCGTTCTTCTGGAACGCGCTGGGGAATATGGGTCTTTATAGCGCGGCGATCCTTGTGGAATATGCCATCGCCTTTGGGTTGGCGCTGCTGCTGAACGCGCAGATCCGGGCGCGGAAGTTCTTTCGGGTGGTCTTCCTGCTGCCCTTGATGCTGTCGCCTGTCGCCGTGTCTTGGATGATCGGGAAGTCGATGCTGGAGGCGCGGTTCGGGCCGCTTTCGCGGCTGGCGCGGTTCTTCGGGGTGGAGAACCCGTCCTTCTTCGGGTCGCCTGAGATTGCGCGGGCGACGATCATGGTGATGGACGCCTGGACCTATATCCCCTTCATGATGATCATGATCCTTGCGGGGCTTCAGGCCATCCCCAAGGAGTTGAACGAGGCGGCCAAGGTTGACGGTGCGAATGGCTGGCGGAATTTCTGGGAGGTGACATTCCCCCTGATGCTGCCTGTGTCGATCACCGCGATCCTGATCCGCATCATATTCAAGCTGAAGCTGGCGGATGTGGTGATCAACGTCACTTCGGGCGGGCCGGGCGGCGCGACGGATACGGTCACCAGCTTTATCTTCCGGGAATATAGAGAACGTTCGAATGTGGGTTACGGCACCCTGCTGGCCTTCGTCTATCTGGTGATCATCGTCATCGCGATGACCATCCTGATGAAACTTGCCGACCGCTGGATGAGGCCCCGGACATGA
- a CDS encoding light-harvesting protein: MNNAKMWLVVKPTVGVPLFLSAVAVGSFAVHVAVLSNTSWVADFLSGKPLGTGTAAAALVLPEDGVAKAAYIPGGAQEVLITMPDGTTAHAVLQTSEIMAALD, translated from the coding sequence ATGAACAACGCAAAGATGTGGCTTGTCGTCAAGCCGACCGTTGGAGTTCCGCTGTTCCTTTCAGCTGTCGCCGTTGGGTCCTTCGCTGTCCATGTTGCCGTCCTAAGCAACACGTCATGGGTGGCGGATTTCCTTTCGGGCAAACCCCTTGGGACGGGCACGGCTGCCGCCGCGCTCGTGCTGCCGGAAGATGGGGTCGCCAAAGCGGCCTACATACCCGGTGGTGCGCAAGAGGTGCTGATCACCATGCCGGATGGCACGACGGCCCACGCCGTTTTGCAGACATCCGAAATAATGGCGGCTCTCGACTGA